The Solanum lycopersicum chromosome 8, SLM_r2.1 DNA segment GGTTTCACTGGAATGTTAAAACATTGGTGGGACAATTACTGCACTGACGAAGTCAAGCATCTCATTATCACCGCAACAGCAAATGAAACTGTTGTAAAGATGGAAGGTAACACACAAACAACTTCTACTCAAACAAGGGAAGACGCTTGTGCCACTTTGCTTTACCATATTGCTAAACATTTTATTGGAGAACCTAAGTTATTTCAGGACAGAAGCCTCCAAATTCTGAGTAATCTAAGTTGCCCAAACTTAGACAACTTCATCCACTACAGACATGCTTTTTTGAGCAAAGTCATGATCCGTCCAGATTGCAATTTGGATTACTGGAAGAAACGTTTCATCAGTGGCTTACCTCCTCTTTTTGCAGATAAGGTAACAACCAAAATACAAGATAGGAATAATGGTAGTATTCCTTATAATAATCTTACCTATGGTGACCTGGTAAGCACCATTAACATCGTAGCCCTAGAGCTATGCAAAGACATCAAGCTAAGACACCAGCTTAAGAAGGAACAATCTTCTTCAAGGAAAGAACTTGGAAGCTTTTGTAGAGATTTTGGATTTATTACTCCACCGGATACTAAGAAGAAGGAGGAAAGAGAAAAATCCTACAGAAGAAAATCAACAAGTAAGGATGATTCCTCTAAATCTTCCAAATCcgaaagaaagaaaactagATCCAAGAGATCAACCCAAAAGAAATAAGACGTCTGTTGGAACTGTGGAAAAAGAGGCCATAGAGCAAACGAATGTCGTtcgaaaataaagaaaaagaaaatcaatcttCTTGACATGGATAAGGAGAAGAAAGGTAAACTTCTCGCTATCCTTGATGAACCATTTTCTGACATTTCAGATGAATCTGAAGAAAACAGCTCAGATGAGGACATCAACCTGGACTATGATTCAGATTCTAGTCAATCAGAAAAAGGTTGCACTTGCACGGAAGCATTCTGCACTTGCGGAAAAGAACCTCAGATTAGGGTTCTTTCTGATAACTCAAAAGAAGCCCTTTTTGACGTCATACAACATATCAATGATGATGAGGCTAGGAATCGTTTCCTCCTAGAACTCAAAAATTTGATCCTCAATACAGACAAACCAAAGTCTCGTCCTATTGTTGAACCTTTCAGCATGAAACAAATCATGAATCGTTCAGAAAATCATTCTGAACCAACCATTGCGGATCTTCGTCATGAAGTTTCTTTTCTCAAAAATGAAATTCGAGAAATCAAATCCCGTCTTTCCATGATAGAAACTAACACTCCTATCCGTCAGATTTCTAAAAAACCAGCTTTCTTAGATTATGAATCTAGGCACAGCTCCTCAAAAAACAATTCGGATAATGAGGATGATATCAATCAACCTGACGTCAACAATAACCATCTGGTTGAACCAGAAGTTTTTACACAAACCAATAACAATGCTTCCACTTCTGCAACACCAGGTTTAACAGTAATTTCCTCTATCAGACCTCAGAGCCATCATATCCCTATCAAAATAGTGATTAACAAACATTTTGTTATTAACAAAGTTGCTTTGCTTGATAGCGGTGCTGATAGAAACTGCATCATGAAAGGTATTGTTCCTCttcagtatttacaaaaaagtaCTTCAAAATTATACTCCGCTACAGGagaacttttgaaaataaactatAAGCTTTCTAAAGCCCATATTTGCAACAATGGCATTTGTTTAACAAATGATTTCGTTATTACTGAAGATATTAATGAAGATATCATCCTAGGAATACCATTTATTACccaaataaaaccttattttacTTCACTGGATGGCATCTCCACTAATATATTAGGAAAAGATCTCCTTTTCCCTTTTGTAAAAACTATTTCTCAAGAAGAAAGTGATTTTGTCAGAGAAAAAActgttttcaaaataaacaaactttCTCAACATCTCACCTTTTTAAAGGATGAAATCCGTAATAAGAAAATTGAGCAAATTCTAAAAACCCTGGAGATTGTTAACAAAATAGCAAATCTTCGAGAGaaattttaaaaggaaatttgTTCCGATTTTCCTAATGCTTTTTGGAATAGAAAGAAGCATATTGTTTCCTTACCATACATTGAAGGATTCAATACCCAGCTCCAAAGATTTCTAGGAAGTTTGAATTATGTTGCCGATTTtattccaaaaatcaaacacatcTCCGAGCCTCTATACAAAAGACTTAAGAAAGTCCCTGTTCCATGGAGTTCTGAACAAACCCAAGCGGTTATTCGAGTTAAAGAGTTAGTTCAAACAATTCCTTGTTTAGGGATCCCCAATCCTCATGCTTCCATGATTGTTGAAACTGATGCCTCTGACCTTGGTTATGGAGGTATTCTAAAACAAATGGTAGATCCTGAATCTACAGAACAGTTGGTCCGATTTACTTCGGGAATCTGGAATTCTTCTCAAAAGAATTATTCTACTGTTAAAAAAAGAAGACTTGTCTATTGTTCTTTGTATAACAAAATTTCAGGATGATCttatcaacaaaaagtttttGCTAAGAGTAGATTGCAAGTCTGCTAAAGAAATTCTTTAAAAAGATGTTTAAAACATTGTTTCAAAACAAATCTTTGCTAGGTGGCAAGCTCTACTATCTagctttgattttgatattgattTCATCAAAGGAGAAAACAACTCCTTGCCAGATTTTTTAACCCGTGAATTTTTGCAGGGAAAACATGAGGCCATTTAAGCCAGCAGCTAAGGGAGACAAGGATATTCCAAAAATGAAAATGGCTAGACCATTCCAGCTCCCTCCACTTACACCATCCAAAGCAGAATCTTCATCCACAAGACCTGCTTTAAATTCCAAAAACTTTTTCACAGTCCTAGCAGATTATCCAAATTTACCAAACTCTTCTCAACAAAAGCCCAGAGGCCAAACTACCCCCCTCTACCTCAAAGTCTAAATTTGAGACCAATTGTTGCTCTTGAAGCTTCATCCTCCCACCAAACAAAAGCAGCTTACACGATGAAAGCTCCTGAGACTTTTGCCCAAGCAGTCAATCCAGAATTGACTAAAACAATTTCCTCAAAACTAAAtcaaaaagaagaattttttgaCTTTCAGGTGTCACAAATACTACCTTTGATGGGACTCAGTAAAGAAGTATCTAACATGGATgttgatttattaataaaacgTTGTTACACTGATTTTTTTATGTGGATACAGATAATCCACTAAAAACCAGGAGATACTTTGAAGCCATACTAGTGGATACAGAATCCGTCGACATCGAGCATTGCAAAGATGCAAATAATCAAATCATGTATTCCAGGATTACAATCAAGAGAATACTAGAACCAACCGAATGGTTTGCAGATCATCTTCACACTCCAATTGCTTTGACAATGACACACCGCCCACAGACTTATAATTGGTATGATTATAAGGCCGCATGAATGAACTTCCTCTATGTCAGACCAAGGCACACTTGGTTTATTAAATACAGCACACCGCTAACAAAGGCCATCATCCCATGATGGTTTTATGAATGGTGGAATTTATTTGGAGGCACCAAGGAAATTCTACCCCAAAGATTCTCCGCTAGGTATGCAGAATTTCAAACCCTGGAGGAGATAACAACATTACCAGAGCATGTAAAAATATGCAAATATTACATTAAGAAAAGAATCTCTTATATCATCACCTGGAACTTTGTCAAAAGCGAAATAGATCGCATCAATTATTTGTGCAAACAAATACAGGTAAAAGGTTGGGTTCCTAAACAGCAAGGAAATTCTGCAGTACAGAACACTGAGAAGGTCCAGACTTCTCAAAAGAAATTATCCAAAGCAGCCctcaaataaaaattgatggAAGCTATGGACAACATCGAAGATCATTCTAAGGAACAGATCTTCAAACTACTCAAGGATGCTGCTTCTTCTGAAGGGGAAGATGAAGATAATGGTGACATGTGCAATCCCAAAGGTTTAGCCTTGGCCTACATGGACCCAGATTATGAATAGGAAATGACCTTTCGCAAAAGATAGAGGCAAAGCCGGAATTATCTTTTGCGTTAGTAACTTCCATTATTCTCTAATGAATAGGAAATGACCTTTCGCAAAAGATAGAGGCAAAGCCGGAATTATCTTTTGTGTTAGTAACTTTCATTATTCTTTAAACTGGCATCCACTGAGAGGCTAAAGGACAAAGCACTTTTGGAAAGCACTATTGCCTTTATCAAAAGAAGATGCATTATCAAAAGAGAAGATTCCCATTATCTTTTGATAGCCCCCCCTAGTGTCGGCAATATCTCAGCCATCCACTTGTAAGCCTTCAGATAAAAGGCATTTATTTCCCCTCTATAAAAGAGGATTAAATTCCCATTAGAGAGGATCAGAAAATTCACACGATGGCCTTTGTTAGCGGTGTGCTGTATTTAATAAACCAAGTGTGCCTTGGTCTGACATAGAGGAAGTTCATCCATGCGGCCTTATAATCATACCAATTATAAGTCTGTGGGCAGTGTGTCATTGTCAAAGCAATTGGAGTGTGAAGATGATATGCAAACCATTCTGTTGGTTCTAGTATTCTCTTGATTGTAATCCTGGAATACATGATTTGATTATATGCATCTTTGCAATGCTCGATGTCGACGGATTCTGTATCCACTAGTATGGCTTCAAAGTATCTCATGGTTTTTAGTGGATTATCTGTATCCACATAATTAAAATCAGTGTAACAAGGTTTTGTTAATAAATCAACATCCATGTTAGATATTTCTTTACTGAGTGCCATCAAAGGTAGTATTTGTGACACCTGAAAGTCAAAAAACTCTTCTTTTTGATTTAGTTTTGAGGAAATTGTTTTAGTCAATTCTGGATTGACTGCTTGGGCAAAAGTCTCAGGGGCTTTCATCGTAAATACAAACTTAACTAAAATTTCCGTGTTTTAAAATGGGGGGCCTCCAAAATCAacgaatatattttttttcgttGGCCAATTACACTAAAATATGAACACGAAATAATAACAATGCCACAAACAAAATGAAAGACAAATATGTTACTAAATCTAATCTAAAATGGTTTCATGCAATTAAAGTAACACCAACatctattaattaataaaatatacattacTCATATATAACTTGATGAATTATAAAATAAGAGAATTTTAAGTTAAACATTTAATTCAATATTAtccaacaacaaaacaaaaaaacgaAGAGTAAGCAAAATAATAgcctaaaactaaaaaaagaagcTCTAGGAGAAAATTTCcataaaaacaaagtaaaagaatgaaaatatcAAAGTAATAACATGCCATCACAAAACCCAATTAAATTTGCTGAAGAATTTAAACATTTACAcaagcaaaaaaaatatataaaaagtaacgATTAGAAAATCCAACATGAATACATAATAGGATAATATCTATAACACCAAATAGATAATAGCCacagaataattaaaaattatacacCATTAATATAAAGTGAATAAAAACACTCAAGTATAAAcaaataacaatatttaaatcaacaaaatttatCTAGCCACTAGACCATAAGAGacaagtaataataattataataaataaaataatcaaatgggTCAGGTGAGGCAGAGCGAATAAAAGGCAATTACTtaactattcaaattttgacAAAGAGCAATAACCAAGAACAAACATTTATGTTGTCGGAGTCAAACCTTTTACGGCCAAATTTGTGAAATAAAACAACGTAAAAGGACTAAACATGAagatactaataaaaaaaaagcataGAGAGATTCAAGctgtaataaaatttaataaaaatacaagagaagaagaagaaggattgATACCATAGTGAAAGAAGAGTGACGGGGACAATTCGGTCTTGCTTTCTGGGGCGACGGAGGTTGGTGTATTGGTAGTTGTGTCAAGTTATTCACGATCTTAAAGCTCATGGTTCACTTATTGTTTTGGGTTTGTGCTTCTCCACTGTCTTACTTGTCTTGAAGAGAAAGAGTAGAGGCATTGAAGTATTGTTCCGATGGGATTTTGACATGAGGTTTGAAGGTTCTTTCACTGATTCGCCGGAGTTTATGGTTGTTTTCCGCCAAAGCTTGGATTTAAGAGCTT contains these protein-coding regions:
- the LOC138337653 gene encoding uncharacterized protein, producing the protein MDKEKKGKLLAILDEPFSDISDESEENSSDEDINLDYDSDSSQSEKGCTCTEAFCTCGKEPQIRVLSDNSKEALFDVIQHINDDEARNRFLLELKNLILNTDKPKSRPIVEPFSMKQIMNRSENHSEPTIADLRHEVSFLKNEIREIKSRLSMIETNTPIRQISKKPAFLDYESRHSSSKNNSDNEDDINQPDVNNNHLVEPEVFTQTNNNASTSATPGLTVISSIRPQSHHIPIKIVINKHFVINKVALLDSGADRNCIMKGIVPLQYLQKSTSKLYSATGELLKINYKLSKAHICNNGICLTNDFVITEDINEDIILGIPFITQIKPYFTSLDGISTNILGKDLLFPFVKTISQEESDFVREKTVFKINKLSQHLTFLKDEIRNKKIEQILKTLEIVNKIANLREKF